The sequence below is a genomic window from Pagrus major chromosome 20, Pma_NU_1.0.
TCTTCCTCATGACTCCCGCGGCGCAGGCTGTGTCTGGCTTCTTCGTCTGGACAGCACTCATCCTCACCTGCCACCAGGTAACTGCTTCCATACAGCACAAAGAAGGGGGGTTAAATCATCTGGTCTTTAATAATACTAATTTACTTAGCAGGAGATCAGAGTTAAGTTTTTACAAGTTGTTTTGTTATGATATGGGGGTATTTGTTAGGGGCAAGATTTGAGAAGTTCAGAGTAGGTATTACAATACAAACAGAACAGTTTGTGAAGGCAATTGAGACAGTCATGTAAACCTCACAGTCTGGATAAAAATATGCACTTATGTTACCTCATGCTTCCTGTGTTGACCAATTTGACACGGACTAAAACTAAAGACATTTCCTgtatatctttattttattgtatgtaGTTTTGTAAGTACACAATATTAAAGTTTCTAAAGgccagtttttattttcattacagtTCACTAAAATGCCACTCCTAGGTTTTAGTTCAGTATTAATTAACCATGCTAGAGATATAGATGTTGAGATTTGACTGAGCAAAGTGGTCACAAAGATTTAAAAACTGGATTCGGCAGGCAGGTGTGTGTATCTGGTGTGCTGTTTAATGCATAGGTGACGTaatcctgcaaacacacacgtctGCCTAGGCCCAGAGAAGGGCAGAGGTTGCTTGGCAACATCCCTCAGCAGGTGTTTGTGATACAGAGCATGActacgcacaaacacacacatatacacatacacatacacatacacacaaaggtGAAACTTTATCCAGGTGAATGAAAAGGCTGTATGAAAtctgtctgaaaaacaaaaagctgaatgGAGTCagactttttctctttcacacatcCCTGTGAGATGATGTCAGGTAATGTATTGATCGTTAAGGTCAGTGACATTGACAGACCCAGAGACATTAATGATACACAGGCTTATCTTTCTACACAGGAGTTTAAGCCCTTTGATACAGGCCTACTAGTTGATAACCAGAGAAAGAACACAGAAGCAGCTTTTTTTACTCATGCCACAAAGCTGTGGAACATGCTACTTTTACCCTAGCATGCACCATTCGCTTTATTTTATGCTGGCATAGTGCTGATGTTGTAACTTAAAAAAGTCTGTTACAGAATTCTAAGTAGTGTATGTAAGtgtctttttcttctgtctgtcccAGATCTACATGCACCTACGTTTCTATAGCTCACCTAGGGAGCAGCGCCATATCGTACGGATCCTCTTCATTGTTCCCATCTACGCCTTCGACTCTTGGCTCAGCCTTCTCTTTTTCACCAATGACCAGTACTACGTGTACTTCGACACCATCAGGGACTGTTATGAGGGTAAGGACGTACATTTGTCTTTCCGATGAGTTAAGTCTGTGATGTGCCGTGATGATGTAGTTTCATTAATGACAGGAATTGGCAGACAACAAGGGTGGGtgcaaaaaaatcaattaactgCTTTGACAGTACAGTGCACAAGAACAACTGTTGCCTAAAGCTAAAATCATTATGGTCACACAATGGTCACCACAACTCCACATTAGGTATggtatacattttttatttatttatttattttttaaaaggccCTACAGTTGACATGTTTAGTAATTTTTGTACCCACCCATTGTCAGTCTAGGTACAGCTAGGCGATATGGCCTTGAAATGATATCACAATATATACcctaacatttggaaagtttcTCAAAAGTAAATATTCAGACTGTGTAAGTATTAAAGCAAGTGGAATAAAATGGCATGttcaggaaatgacatcacttcactgaatgcagcctttaaaacaggAAAGGAAAGCACTTCTGCTATATTTGATAGTGTTTTGATAATGATATAATGACATATTGCCCGTAAAGACCCATTAAATGGCACTTGTTGTGATACTGCTGATGGATAGAAGTTACTGATTAAAATCCTTTCCACCTCACTGTGGGCAAGTTTTCCAGTTGAGCTGTTGAAACACATTGTGATCAAATCAGGTTGGAACAGTCTGTTTTTTCTATCCTTAACAGATTATTCCACCCACACACTCAGTGTTTATTTTGCAAAGTGCCCTCTCACCCTTATTAGATTCCTGCCTTTTCCATTGTATACTGAACCTGTGTTTAACTGTTTACCAGATTATTAATTGTCTTGAAACTCTCTTCTTTTGGACTGAGAGGCTTGAAATGAACCCTTATGTAACTTTGGAGGATGTTGATGATTGATGAGACTGTTGGgacttttagtttttaattacatttttaaatgtgattgtCTGTTTTGTAATTCTGTAAATCTTATTTGTTACATCTTACTGTAACGTTTTCAACACTACCACTTTGCCAGATCTTATCCTGcttgttcagatttttttaaaatacatacaCTGATTCAAAAGTGTCCATATGAATTTGGACAGGAGCTACTTTTCATTGCCAAATTGTTTTTAGTTTATATTAGCTGAGACCTATATTAGTTTGTGGACTATGTTTACTGCTGTCAGATCAGAAAAGTTGAAGATGGTGAGCTGTCAGCTTTGCTGAGCGGATGGATGACGCACACAAAACTAATGCGGCCTGATGCTTTGTATCTCTGACTATTGATAAATTCTTAAATTGGCAGAAAGTGTTGAAAGGTGGCTGACTGCCTCCGCTCCTCTTTCTCCAGAGTCAGCAGTGACGGTCAGGATAGAAATAGTCCACTTGCTGTGACACTTACTCGGACGTCACTTCCTGTGTTAGCAAACTGATGATCTCACTCGTAGATCGAGGAACTCTATGTCTGCTTTTGGCAGGAAGTACCGTCAGTACTGTGTTCATCATATCTCTCCCTTAGACAGACATCTTTCCTACTCCTTCTATTTCTTCTCCTCATCTCTTGACATGACTTCCAGACTTCTACATCACTCTCAGATCTTTTCCAGTACATTTCCTACTCCTCCTCTTATGATTGCGTACTCCTTCTCTTccccttcctcttttccttctgtTTGCCTTCCCACAATGCTGCTGAGCCCTGCCCAGATCTTCTCCTCTGCGAGGATGGACCGACCTGTTGCATGGCAACTGCGCTCACAAATCTTCCTCATCAGTCAGGATAGCTGCGTCAGATAATGAGTTTCTCTCAACCAAACTCGCTGCAAAGTTCCCATTCTCATTGCATGTAAGCCTACTGTATCACCGTGGCAACTAGCTCTGCTGACGGTGGTCCTTGGAGAGAAGTGAAAGAGCCTAATGGTAAACAGCTGAGACTCCGACAGAGCTACTCGGAGCAGATAAACCAGCTCTCATCACTCAGCTCTGTACACTAGCATTTGTGCTTACGTCAGACAGTGAACTGGCATGTACGGCATCTCATTACCAAAGTATTGTCTGACGTCAGACAGAAGGCAGTGACGAATTTctagtgtgtgtgggtggagtAGAGAAGAGGTGAACTCAGAGTGAGAAATGGAGAATTTATTAACTCAGCTGATGTAACAAGAATCACTGCCAGCAGTGCAGCTGCTTTGAGATCAGTGTTGTGACACAACACTGCAACACGCAcgcgccacacacacacacacacacacacacacacacacacactatggcACACACCCAggatttgacacattttcacactttcacgGCTAACTGATACTCACCCATGACGCTCACCTTATTTTACCTCACATGCACAGTCACACAACCACATTCCCccctgagagtgtgtgtgtgttaacaggaTTAGCCTGGCTGTGTTTTTTATGAGCTTCTTGGTCGTCAtcaccctctcactgaagctgCACAGAGGAGAGATAATCCACTGGTCACAAGAGACAGTCAGGTGAACATCAGTTTCACAGGGAGAGGGgcgcgcgcgcgtgtgcgtgtgcgtgcgtgtgtgcgtgtgtgcgtgtgcgtgtgcgtgtgtgtgtgtgtgtgtgtgtgtgtgtgagagagaaattgACTACGTGTTAGTGTTGCAAATGATGTTGAATGTTGCAAATTTCCcgtttttaccttttttttttaattacatgatTGGTTTGAATTCACTTTTTGTCACATattaaatatgaaatgttttaacagTGAATCAGGTGATGGTGTTTAAACTGATTTCAGACTTTGAGGTCATACCTCAGTACAGTTTCTGGAACTTCCAAAACAAgtgtgacaggaagtgatgtgttGACAGCTTGGGGGTCTGTGGGCGACTGAATGCTTCATTCTGCTCTGTTCATTTTAGTGTTTGGTATTAGAGTTGAAACAGTTTGCCCACATGTTTTTCTAGTTGTCATTTGTAGCTGCTGTTGTGCAAAGTTTCAAACTGTGCTTGAGTATTTCAAGTATAACGCATTCTGTTTAATCGGTGTTCACATGGCTACTTAAagtgttaatttgtttgtttcggcaggaaaagcacaggtgtgaataATGAAGTTAACAATGACTGAACTCCATTTAGCATCCTCAGTTTCAGTGTCCTGGTGTTGTGCATGCTGTCTCAATGTCATGCTGTCATGCATGCTGCCTCAATGTCATGCTGTCATGGCCTGAATAAAGCAGTCATGGTCAATGTTATTAGTTAAAGAGAGaacaataaatagaaaacaaataataaaagttCTTTGAAAATAATATTTCCTTATGCATACTTCATTTTTAATATGAAGTGACTACATAATTCCAAAGTCTAGCCAAATAGAACCGTCTTAAACATCTTTTATGGCCTGTGCAGAGCTACCATGATTATTACAATGAGTAAATAATGTCAGTGCAGTAATAACAACCGACCCTCTGTCTCCTTGTTTCTCTCCAGCGTTCGTCATTTACAACTTCCTCAGTCTGTGCTATGAATACCTGGGAGGAGAGAGCGCCATCATGGCTGAGATCAGAGGGAAACCCATCGAGTAAGTTAATGAAGGAGATTCTAAAAGGCctttaaacaatatttgttTCCAAACTAGCATGAAACAAGCAGATTCAAAGCAATTAATGTGCTTATTATCCTGCAAGATTTGCTGCTAATACACTTAATTCACCACTGATGTTAGAACTGACCATAACGTAAAACCTTGGTGTGTTGTCCCATCAGATCTAGCTGTATGTACGGTACCTGCTGTCTGAGGGGGAAGGCCTACTCCATCGGCTTCCTGCGGTTCTGTAAGCAGGCCACTCTTCAGTTCTGCGTGGTCAAACCTCTCATGGCCATCATCACAGTCATTCTGCAGGCCTACGGCAAATACAAGGATGGAGACTTTAAGTAAGTGATGCAGAGTCTtgaatctttttgttttatgctGCTCTATACTTCTACTACTctaaatatttgactttttacgCTACaattatttgacaactttagttttGTTTCAAATGAATATTTGTGCAGACAAAACATATGAAGAGCTTGTTATAAATCAAACTACGAAACCATATACACAAGTACAGCTAAaagattagtcaattaatcaattaggcgatgaacagaaaattaatgagcaaaaatgccaaacatttaaTGGTTCAAgcttaaaaaatgtgaataattgcagcattttctttaaattaattttgtaaTTTGAATATACTTCTAATAATTTTGATCGtctggactgttggttgaagAAAACAAGCATTGTGAGGGAGTTGACGTTTTACCAAGtaatcaattgattaatcaagaaaataatcaccaGATTATTTCATatagaaaataatcattagttgcagtcctaaaagtatttaaaaaatagcTCCAACTCAACCAACTACAACAATATAAATTCTGcgatataatatataattgtATACTTTTAATGTATACTGTTACTTTTAATACTAAAGTACATATTCCTTATTATACTAAAGCAACAtcttgaatgcaggacttttaactGTAGCTTATAACTGAAGTCTAAGCGTATATAAACCAATGGGTCAATACAGTGCCTGTAAAAAGTATTAACCCCCTTaattgttttccccttttattgcttttataaatggaatcatggtcaatataaatTGGCTTTTTAGAccaaaaagaaatgttaatgttgaagTGATAACAGATTtttacaaagtaatgtcaattaattaaaaatatataatgtaaaataagtgaatGCATAAATAATCACCCCttttaaagtgactgacctaattcaacagaggttcagccaattggtgctagtagtctcacaattagtgaaatggagattacctgagtgcagtgaatgtgtctcaagtgattgtagtataaagacacctgtgtctgaagggccagtcactggttaatcagtattcttggctacaattacaccatgaagacaaaagacacTCCAAGCAActgaaaaggttattgaaaagtataagtcgggatggatacaaaaacatttccaagtcactgaacatcccctggagttcagttaaatccgccattaagaaatggaaggaatatggcacatgtgtaaatctgtctagagcaggccgtcctcacaaactgagtgactgtgcaagaaggagactagtTAGGGAGGCCGCCAGGACACCTATGACTACTCCgaaggagttaaaagcttcagcagctgagatggaTGAGgctctgcatacaacaactgttgctagggttcttcaccagtcaaagctttatgggagtgtggcaaagagaaagccactgttgaagaaagctcattaaatctccacTAGAGTTCACgcaaaggcatgtgggagactccaaggtcaactgaAAGAtggttctttggtctgatgagaccaaaattgaGCTTTTTGGCCATGAGACTAGACGCTATGTTTGgcagacaccaaacactgcacatcaccacagacacaccatccccaccgtgAAGCGTGGTGGTGGCAGCGTCatgctatggggatgcttctcaacagcaggccctggaaggcttgtaaaggtagagggtaAAATCAATGGagcaaaatatagggaaatcctggaggacaacctgattcagtctgcaagagagctacgacttgggagaagatttattttccaagagttaaagcccagacctcaatccaatagagaatttgtggctggacttggaAGGGGCTGTTGACGCCTGATCCccgtgcaacctgacagagcttgagcagtgAGAAAAATGGAGTAAAACTGCAGTTTGCAGGTGTTGAAGCCTGATTGAGACCTGTCCAAACAGATTCAGTGCTGTGATTGCATTGCTTATTTTACATtgcatatttttaattaattgacattactttgtagaaatctgttttcactgtgacattaaagagtttttgatgtaattttttttttgtcataaaagccaaattatattgaccatgattccatctataaaagcaataaaagggggaAAACAATTAAGGGGGTGTACTTTTTTAAAGGCACTGTATATTGTTTCTGATTGACTGAGCTGGTAATGAGAACACAGGAGTAGTTACCTAAACAGCAGCTTACAAACACATCAGATTCAGTACAGAGAAACATAGCCATTCGGAACAGTTTACAAAGATGCTAccaaatttagaaaaaaaacagtggatTACTCCTTTAATTTTTAGATTAATTGAGTGTTCCAGACTTCACCTCACCATCACCTCTTCCTGTAATCGTTTCATTTATCCCTAATGGGAGATTAAGGCTTTTGGCATGACCGTCAACAATAAAAATCAGAACACCGACCCATAAATCAACACCTCTAACATTGTTGTCTCTGACTTCTCTCTCCACAGTGTTGCTGGCGGTTACCTCTACGTGACCATCATCTACAACATCTCAGTCAGCTTGTCTCTGTAcgccctcttcctcttctactTCTCCACCAGGGAGCTTCTCAGCCCCTACAGCCCCATGCTCAAGTTCCTGATGGTCAAGTCGgtcatcttcctctccttctgGCAGGGTAGGgaccacacatgcacaacatTCTTTTTATTAAACGTGTacataaagtttgttttatctTCATCAAGTAACATCTTATCACCTGTGGTCAGGCATGTTGCTCGCCATCCTGGAGAAGTGCGGCGCCATTCCCCAGATTAACTCGGTGGAGGTGTCCGTCGGCGAGGGGACGGTCGCCGCTGGGTACCAGAACTTCATCATTTGCATCGAGATGTTTTTCGCAGCGCTGGCTCTGCGTCACGCTTTCACATACAGAGTCTACATGGACAAGAGTCTGGACTCGCATGGTGAGaacggggaaaaaaagaaggatgtTTACAGTAGATGTTTGGAATGACGAGTATGATGACGAGTTAACTGCATGTTTACTAACAGTATAAAAGGAAAAATCTTCTAAAATCTCTACATCTGTTCCTCCTCCTTTaatcttttacttttaacacTCTTCCATCACTCATGTTTTTTTGGGGTCATTTTCTCCCTTCCTGTTTCTGCACACCCATctttatttgtctcttttcctctctgctgcgtCATAAAGGACCTGTTCCTACATATGGAGAGTTTGGTAGGTTAACCACTGTTGACGTTTACTCCCTAAtccctccttttcctctgctGCCACTGGTTAGCTAGTCATGTCCTTCCAAGATGTATTAAGTtagtttctgttctgttttttgtttttatccaaGGTTTTGAATGTGATTGGTTGTGTTTACGTGTcacccttttttttctgctcctgAATCATTCTCATCCTTTTTTACTGTTCCTTCCTGTCTTGCTTCCCTCTAAATCCCTTTCCATTCCCTCTCTTTAAATCACATCCATGGTCTCTGATTTCTCTTTCAGCCATTCCCTCCTTTTGTCTCGCTGCTTAAATCACAGCCCCCCCCAATTCTTGTCTTCTCCCCATTTTAGTCCCTTCCTTTCGTCTCCTTCCACTAAATCACTCCTTTTCCCACTCTCCTGTTGTCTCATCCTTCCCTCTACCTtcccctttttctcctcctcctttcctcttcatGTGATTCGCTCCCACATCCCTGCCTAAATCATCATAAATCCTCccttaatgttttcttttttctttcaccctttccttcctctccttacTTTCTCTCCTCTAAATCACCCATCATTCCCCCTCCCCACTGCCCTTTTCtatccttttcctcctcctttaaCTCTTTCTCTTTAACCTTCTGTCCGGACGTCTATAACTCTCTCATCTCGTCCGCCTCCCGCAGGCCGCTGTGCCCCCATGAAAAGCATCTCCAGCAGCCTGAAGGAGACCATGAACCCGGGCGACATGGTCCAGGATGCCATCCACAACTTCTCCCCGGCCTACCAGCAATACACCCAGCAGTCTACGCTGGAGCAGGGGGCGCCTCCGCCCGTCTGCCGCACCCACAGCACCACCAGTGGCCGCGGCGACACAGAGAAGACCCTCCTGCTCAGCTCCGACGACGAGTTCTAGAGCAGGAAACGCTTCCAGCTGAATCAGATTCAGACTGTTTTAATGGAGGAGTCTTCCTCCTGTTTTTGAGACTGATGTTGAATAAGAGGAAACATTTCCCAGGCGTCTTATTTAAGCCTTTTTGGTGTTAAAACCACAAAATGAAAAgggttgtgtctgtttttggaAAGTCTGTGAGTCACATTTGTTCAAACTGAGTCATACTTGACTTTTGGAACACAAGTTTTCCAACTTGGTGAAAAGcttcatttctcatttcagcTCAGTCATGTTTCCTTGGCTCCAGTGCGTTTGTCAGTGAACCTGTTCTAATggatgttgttattttgttctGGTTCTGGATTGGTTTGCATTTTCAATGTCTTGTTGTTTTCAGAACGCCATTGGCTGTGTTTATCAAGATTTCCCCAGTCATAAAAACCCTTAAGTTGAAtttgaatctttatttttcatgactGGAAATTGTAATATCCTTTAAAAGTTCtgaacttttcatttgtaaacTTAAAACTAATATTTAGAGCTTGGAATTGAATTTGCAAGTACATTTATCTGCTTCAAACGGAAGCTGTTTTCAGTATCGTCGcagtaataaaatgtgttacagAGTTATGGAAGATATATGTGCAGATCAACTGTAAGTGAACTCGGGGGACCCTGGTGTGTTGTGGGATTTTAAGGGAGATCCCTCACTGCAGTGTGGGTGTCAGATTTAAAAGGGAAGCCAAACCAAAAACATGAGTTCAAGTCAGTCATATGGATCAATGTTGTTATTAATATTACAGATGAGAGCGTGGCAGAGCAGATTATACATTATACAGGACGTCTGCTCCAGGAGTGAGGGGTAGCAGAGCTGCCCAGGATTACACTGGTGTAATTTGGGCGTTATTTGAAAGGATGGGATTAAAGCTCGAGCTGGTAGACCTCTGCAGACCACAATGTAGGTTAACTGGATTGAGGGAAAAGCAGAAGAGGAATATAGGTTAAAGCTAACTTTAGATGCCTGTTCTCAGTAGGGGAGCTCTATCATAGGAATTAAACCTTTCTGCAGTTAAAGCCAGAGAGttaaagtcaaactgaaattcAAATCCAGTCACTGTTTGTGCAAGGAAACAATTGAGCTATTGTGCagaattttctgttttactgaagagaataaacacattttaaggcGTATTTGTGGAAACTGCCATTTTGGCTTCCTTTTGGGTGGGCGTTTCCCTTGGCAACAGGCAACTGACATCTGAGAGACTTAAGTTTTTATTCCaactctatcacacacacacacaacatcgGTTATTAATAGATCAATTaatgaaacttttctttttgataACAAGTTTTGAGCAAACAAGTGCACATGTTATGAAAAGAGTTAAAGATATATAGATCTACTGATGTCTCTGAAGTTTAATTTCAGTTCGACCTGTTTTGAGTTGAGTTTTTCAACCCATCTTCACACCGTGATGTTCCTGATTGGCTCCAACTTAAGAATAACTAATATCCGTCCAAACCAAGTGAGATTTTTGCATTATCCCTGACACACCCACTGTTATGACTTCTTTGTCAGGTTTCAGAAAGctattgtcagttttttttcttgtatggACTGAAGTTTAACTACATGCTAAACGGTTATTAACCTGACATATGGTATATTTGAAAGCTAAAAAAACCATCACAAACTGAATATTAGCACAGTGATATGggaaaacattcattttatgtatttacaaTATGTTAGACACTCAATATTCTCTCAGTTAAAAATAACATATGCTGCGTAAACTTGTCATGGTTGCGTTTCTTTGACTTAACTGCTCTTCTGTTCTTCCAGGCAGTCTTTTTCTGGCCGAGGGTTATTTTGTCCACATAATTGAAGTTCTTGAGTCACCCCCAATGAGTCATGCTGAGTCTGCCGATGTGTTTACTGTAACTACTTTCACTGCTCTGCTGTAGCTCTGTACAAACACCAGGGGGCTGTGTGGAGAGGACACATTCAGTCTTATCTACACGCAGACAGGCAGTTATCACACACTTATAGCTTGGTACACTTGTAACAGAAAAAAGGCTTTGTCTGAGCGCCAGTctctgtgtgcgtctgtgttgTTTCTTTGGAAAATAGATGCAAGCCCCAGCCTCAGACAGTGGTCACGGCGTGGTTCATAGTAGAGAAGCCTTGTCTGTCCACAGGAGCAGTGGTTTATTTTTGGGCATTACTGAGAGTTGTCTGGCTTATTGCTTTGCTACTTTTTCAGTGGATCTAAACTGGATTATTTTGACCATGACTGAGCTTCATCCAGCTTCAAATTGAACCATGTACTCCTTTTTAAAGGCACTGGCCAGTTcattatgttatatttttcaACGTTTTCAACGTTGAACCGTGAATAAACACaccaataatgaaaaaaaaatcatctgaatttttttttatccttttataatttacaatttaaaagATGGTGTGTCAGTCGTATCACACTTTGAATGCCataattcattttcaaactgaAGACACTATCATCCTCCTTCTCTACGTCTTTGTTATTTGGTGACGTGTGAAACAGGTTTTTGTGAGATATAAATGAATATAGCTGAGAGGAAATGCCGTAGACTCATGTTGTGATTAAAGTCTACAGGAGGAGCTGTAGCCATGTATGTTGAAATAGTCATAAATGCTGTAaaggaggagcacaggagaaaaaaaaggcctagttttctattttttaattcatgactgtcttttttttatttcagtgatgtttttgttttcaattctTTGTATATTATAAAGCTGCTCATGATGCTACTATTTCATGTCAAGTGaatctgaagaaataaaagatatTTAGTCTGATATTTGAGTTGACTGCTTTGTTTTGGTAAAGCCACAGTAGgtaaaagtttgaaaaattaCCTTGAGATATGCTTCAAGACATATACAAACACTATGTTCAATAACAAGTTGTACGTTTGTAAGAAAGTTCTATTAACTGGTTAAAAATTCTTAAAATTGCATCTTCTTCTCCCTCATTGAGAAATCCAGTTACGTAATTCATTGCAAACCTGTGCGACCATTAATCCCAAATATGCTGATCCTCTACTGCTGTCAAAATTAATGTTACAAAACGTAGCGTTGCATTAAACATTATCTTAACACACGTATGTCATCCATGTACTGTCCAATAAACACTGACCACAGCTAAAATGGCCCAGACGGATTTACCTCCGTTGAGGTAAACATCATCAGTGTGCTGGTGTATGAGTCAGCATCTTTATTATTGTATGTTATGTGTATCTTAACATGACTTAGAAATCGTTTGTCTAAAATATGTCACAATATTAAGAGAAATAGCGCACAGTAAAGTGACTAATGGTCTCACTTCATGTCATCCTTGGTTTATATTTAAACTTGACTTCATCTTATCTGATCTGCAGAGATAAACTTGTGCAACACATCCTGTAGATCCACTTCCTTTCTGTGTGCGtcgaccacaaacacaccattttatgtacaatatgtacaacatttattataattaatatataaaatagaCAATGTACTTAAATTTTCACAATAGAAAAAATACAagtaataaatacaaaaaccatttttgttttgcaggtattACAAAACATCCAGCACAGTTTGACAGATGTGACACGTTAAAATATTGAGAATAAATGCTTTTTGCCACAGATATTCATATAGCTAAATATATATGCCTCATATCTTTAAGGAGTTATTTGTCAACACAGTCTAATGCGTTACAATGCCTGCTTATAAATGATATTGCTAGCACTATTCAGTGGCCTCGACTCCATGAAGTCCAAGCCTGTCTGAGCACGTCTGGACTGAAACAGGCCTGTGACTGATGGAGGTTTTCAAGTGAATCAAAGCACCACCCCTTTCCATCTTCTTTCCCCGTCCGCCTTGCCTTACTTTCTTTCTCCATCCTCTGACAACTCCTCAACCTTCTtatctcctcctcatctccatctTTCTTTTCCTTGTTCTCCTCACTTGTCTTTAACATCCCATGGATCTGCCCAACCCGCCAATTCAGAAGTGACCTCAATTTTTCACACAAATAACATACAAATCAGCATAGAAAAATAATATCCCTCCAAGAATCCACTATGACAAGCCAGTACAAACattgcaaaaacacacacacaaaaaaaaatcatcatacaGCAATATGGCCATTGGCTTTGAGCATATTTCTACATAGCtaataattaacattttgtAAAGTAATCATCGTTGCCACACAACACAATAATTAGACGTGAGAATATCCCCGGACTAGTCATAAGTAAGTACTTCTGAAAACATATAGAACATCACAGCACTCGTTAGCTTGTCTTTTCATAATATCTAcctttaaatacaaataaaatatagaatatatCTCTGATAAATGTCACTCAACATTTTCGTCTCTCAACGGCACgtacaaacaatacaaataagAAACACA
It includes:
- the tmem184ba gene encoding transmembrane protein 184ba, with product MLRLWRRDVPLSERLGEDSPLAAAPGPPPTAAPTGPNISWLPEAPLLSQDQPIFLMTPAAQAVSGFFVWTALILTCHQIYMHLRFYSSPREQRHIVRILFIVPIYAFDSWLSLLFFTNDQYYVYFDTIRDCYEAFVIYNFLSLCYEYLGGESAIMAEIRGKPIESSCMYGTCCLRGKAYSIGFLRFCKQATLQFCVVKPLMAIITVILQAYGKYKDGDFNVAGGYLYVTIIYNISVSLSLYALFLFYFSTRELLSPYSPMLKFLMVKSVIFLSFWQGMLLAILEKCGAIPQINSVEVSVGEGTVAAGYQNFIICIEMFFAALALRHAFTYRVYMDKSLDSHGRCAPMKSISSSLKETMNPGDMVQDAIHNFSPAYQQYTQQSTLEQGAPPPVCRTHSTTSGRGDTEKTLLLSSDDEF